One part of the Lapillicoccus jejuensis genome encodes these proteins:
- the hemW gene encoding radical SAM family heme chaperone HemW: protein MPSALPDGDPAPPTGELPGSALAHLGTAPFGMYVHVPFCSVRCGYCDFNTYTLSELGDGSLPGTGTTTYADAALTELDLAARVLGDRAPTVDTVFVGGGTPTMLAAGDLVRVLDGIRERWGLAPDAEVTTEANPDSVSRDGLAALAAGGYTRVSLGMQSAVPHVLRTLDRTHDPEGVARAVGWAREAGLQVSLDLIYGTPGESVDDWRTSLEAALALEPDHVSAYALVVEEGTRLAVQVRREEVPAPEDDDEATKYELADELLTGAGLGWYEVSNWARTPANRCRHNLGYWSEGDWWGVGPGAHAHVGGVRWWNVKHPAGWAQRLATGVSPAAAREVLTDEQRYDERVLLGVRLADGLPVDDLRPAGRPAVAGLVADGLVDGTSAVRDRRVVLTRRGRLLADTVVRRLLGV from the coding sequence GTGCCCAGCGCCCTGCCCGACGGTGACCCCGCCCCGCCCACGGGCGAGCTGCCCGGGTCCGCCCTCGCCCACCTGGGCACGGCGCCGTTCGGGATGTACGTCCACGTCCCGTTCTGCTCGGTGCGCTGCGGCTACTGCGACTTCAACACCTACACGCTGAGCGAGCTCGGTGACGGCAGCCTGCCCGGCACCGGCACGACGACGTACGCCGACGCGGCGCTCACCGAGCTCGACCTGGCCGCCCGCGTCCTCGGCGACCGGGCCCCGACCGTCGACACCGTGTTCGTCGGCGGCGGCACCCCGACGATGCTGGCCGCCGGCGACCTCGTCCGCGTCCTCGACGGCATCCGCGAACGCTGGGGTCTGGCGCCCGACGCGGAGGTGACGACCGAGGCCAACCCCGACTCGGTCAGCCGCGACGGTCTGGCGGCGCTCGCCGCCGGCGGGTACACCCGCGTCAGCCTCGGGATGCAGAGCGCCGTCCCGCACGTCCTGCGGACCCTCGACCGCACCCACGACCCCGAGGGCGTCGCGCGCGCGGTCGGGTGGGCGCGCGAGGCCGGGCTGCAGGTCAGCCTCGACCTCATCTACGGCACGCCGGGGGAGTCGGTCGACGACTGGCGCACCAGCCTCGAGGCCGCGCTCGCGCTCGAGCCGGACCACGTGTCGGCGTACGCGCTCGTCGTCGAGGAGGGCACCCGGCTCGCGGTGCAGGTGAGGCGCGAGGAGGTCCCCGCGCCCGAGGACGACGACGAGGCGACCAAGTACGAGCTCGCCGACGAGCTGCTGACCGGCGCCGGCCTGGGCTGGTACGAGGTGAGCAACTGGGCCCGCACCCCGGCGAACCGCTGCCGGCACAACCTCGGCTACTGGTCCGAGGGCGACTGGTGGGGCGTCGGTCCCGGCGCGCACGCGCACGTCGGTGGCGTGCGCTGGTGGAACGTCAAGCACCCCGCCGGGTGGGCCCAGCGGCTGGCCACCGGCGTCTCGCCGGCCGCGGCGCGCGAGGTCCTCACCGACGAGCAGCGGTACGACGAGCGGGTCCTGCTCGGCGTCCGGCTGGCCGACGGGCTGCCGGTCGACGACCTGCGACCGGCCGGCCGTCCGGCCGTGGCCGGCCTGGTCGCCGACGGTCTGGTCGACGGGACGTCCGCGGTCCGCGACCGCCGCGTCGTGCTCACCCGTCGCGGGCGGTTGCTCGCCGACACCGTGGTGCGGCGCCTGCTCGGGGTGTGA
- the dnaJ gene encoding molecular chaperone DnaJ gives MSDYYQDLGLQRDASAEEIKRAYRRLARKLHPDVNQGADAEEQFKTVSRAYDVLSDPQKKQAYDLGADPFATGGGDGFGQGFSFSDVMDAFFGGAATGGAGRGPRPRQQRGQDALVRLDIDLAAAVFGSDEEVALDTAAACGTCHGEGTQPGTSVVTCSVCQGRGEVQSVQRSFLGQVMTSRPCSACQGYGTTIPHPCFECSGQGRVRTRRTLTLRVPAGVDTGTRIQLRGEGEVGPGAGPAGDLYVEVAVRPHETYVRRGDDLHVTLELPMTAAALGTALKLQTFDGMKDLDVVAGAQAGDTQTLRGLGVTHLRGSGRGDLVVHLNVQTPTRVTPEQEALLRQLAALRGEERPEGRLSSVEKGGLLGKLKDAFRAH, from the coding sequence GTGAGCGACTACTACCAGGACCTCGGTCTCCAGCGCGACGCCTCCGCCGAGGAGATCAAGCGCGCCTACCGACGCCTGGCCCGGAAGCTGCACCCGGACGTCAACCAGGGCGCCGACGCCGAGGAGCAGTTCAAGACGGTCTCCCGGGCGTACGACGTCCTGTCCGACCCGCAGAAGAAGCAGGCCTACGACCTCGGCGCCGACCCGTTCGCCACGGGGGGCGGCGACGGGTTCGGCCAGGGTTTCAGCTTCAGCGACGTCATGGACGCCTTCTTCGGGGGCGCCGCGACCGGCGGGGCGGGACGCGGCCCGCGGCCGCGCCAGCAGCGTGGTCAGGACGCCCTCGTCCGCCTCGACATCGACCTCGCCGCCGCCGTCTTCGGCTCCGACGAGGAGGTCGCGCTCGACACCGCCGCCGCCTGCGGCACCTGCCACGGCGAGGGCACGCAGCCGGGCACCTCGGTCGTCACGTGCTCGGTCTGCCAGGGCCGCGGCGAGGTCCAGTCGGTGCAGCGCAGCTTCCTCGGCCAGGTCATGACGAGCCGCCCGTGCTCGGCGTGCCAGGGCTACGGCACGACGATCCCGCACCCGTGCTTCGAGTGCTCGGGCCAGGGTCGCGTGCGCACCCGGCGCACCCTCACGCTGCGCGTCCCCGCCGGGGTCGACACCGGCACCCGGATCCAGCTGCGCGGCGAGGGCGAGGTCGGCCCCGGTGCCGGCCCCGCCGGCGACCTGTACGTCGAGGTCGCCGTCCGGCCGCACGAGACCTACGTCCGGCGCGGGGACGACCTGCACGTCACCCTCGAGCTGCCGATGACGGCCGCCGCCCTCGGCACCGCGCTCAAGCTGCAGACCTTCGACGGGATGAAGGACCTCGACGTCGTCGCCGGCGCGCAGGCGGGGGACACCCAGACCCTGCGCGGGCTCGGCGTCACCCACCTGCGCGGCTCCGGCCGAGGCGACCTCGTCGTCCACCTCAACGTGCAGACCCCGACCCGGGTCACCCCCGAGCAGGAGGCGCTGCTGCGCCAGCTCGCCGCCCTGCGCGGCGAGGAGCGTCCCGAGGGCCGGCTCAGCTCGGTCGAGAAGGGCGGGCTGCTCGGCAAGCTCAAGGACGCGTTCCGGGCCCACTGA
- a CDS encoding DUF4870 domain-containing protein, translating to MSSVPPPVPPYGGARPAISSEERTASVLAHLSALIAAIVTAGWLSFVGPLVIWAIYKDRSPMVRQAAAGSFNFNLGLWVMNVVAWICLFTVVLIPLAIILFLIANVGMVVWHLLAAYRASQGRTYSYPFQIRILH from the coding sequence ATGTCCAGCGTCCCGCCCCCCGTCCCGCCGTACGGCGGCGCCCGACCGGCGATCAGCAGCGAGGAGCGCACGGCGAGCGTCCTCGCCCACCTGTCCGCGCTCATCGCCGCGATCGTCACCGCCGGCTGGCTCAGCTTCGTCGGCCCGCTCGTCATCTGGGCGATCTACAAGGACCGCAGCCCGATGGTCCGCCAGGCCGCCGCCGGCTCGTTCAACTTCAACCTCGGCCTGTGGGTGATGAACGTCGTCGCGTGGATCTGCCTGTTCACGGTGGTCCTCATCCCGCTGGCGATCATCCTCTTCCTCATCGCCAACGTCGGGATGGTCGTCTGGCACCTGCTGGCCGCCTACCGCGCGAGCCAGGGGCGCACGTACTCCTACCCCTTCCAGATCCGCATCCTGCACTGA
- the hrcA gene encoding heat-inducible transcriptional repressor HrcA, giving the protein MSEERRLAVLRAIVQDYVATSEPVASKALVERHHLGVSAATVRNDMAVLEEEGLIHAPHTSAGRVPTDAGYRLFVDRLSALKPMSPAERTAISRFLEGAVDLDDVVDRTVRLLSSLTRSVAVMQYPSLTRSTVRHVELVPLGPSRLLVVLIVNTGRVEQRTVETGDVDLTTADGEAVVARLRTEINAEASGRPLTEAAARLTALPERFEVAQRDLVRAATGALDDALAEEREERVVLAGTSNLARLRTDFPQTIGPVLEALEEHVVLLRLLGTLGEDHDTVAVRIGHENQHQGLTGTSVVSTGYAAGSELVAGLGVLGPTRMDYPTTMAAVRAVARYVSQLLAP; this is encoded by the coding sequence ATGAGCGAGGAGCGACGGCTCGCCGTCCTGCGCGCCATCGTGCAGGACTACGTGGCGACGTCCGAGCCGGTCGCGAGCAAGGCCCTCGTCGAGCGACACCACCTCGGTGTCTCCGCGGCGACGGTGCGCAACGACATGGCCGTCCTCGAGGAGGAGGGGCTGATCCACGCCCCGCACACCTCGGCCGGGCGCGTGCCGACCGACGCCGGGTACCGCCTCTTCGTCGACCGGCTGAGCGCCCTCAAGCCGATGAGCCCCGCCGAGCGGACGGCGATCAGCCGCTTCCTCGAGGGCGCCGTCGACCTCGACGACGTCGTCGACCGCACCGTGCGGCTGCTCTCCTCGCTGACCCGGTCGGTCGCCGTCATGCAGTACCCCTCGCTGACCCGGTCCACGGTGCGCCACGTCGAGCTGGTCCCGCTCGGGCCGAGCCGGCTCCTGGTCGTCCTCATCGTCAACACCGGCCGGGTCGAGCAGCGCACGGTCGAGACCGGCGACGTCGACCTCACGACGGCCGACGGGGAGGCGGTCGTCGCCCGCCTGCGCACCGAGATCAACGCCGAGGCGTCCGGCCGTCCGCTCACCGAGGCCGCGGCGCGGCTCACCGCCCTGCCCGAGCGGTTCGAGGTGGCCCAGCGCGACCTGGTCCGCGCGGCGACCGGAGCCCTCGACGACGCCCTGGCCGAGGAGCGGGAGGAGCGCGTCGTCCTCGCCGGCACCTCCAACCTCGCGCGGCTGCGCACCGACTTCCCCCAGACCATCGGCCCGGTCCTCGAGGCGCTCGAGGAGCACGTGGTCCTGCTGCGGCTGCTGGGTACCCTCGGGGAGGACCACGACACCGTCGCCGTGCGCATCGGCCACGAGAACCAGCACCAGGGCCTGACGGGCACGTCGGTCGTCTCCACCGGGTACGCCGCCGGGTCCGAGCTCGTCGCCGGGCTCGGCGTCCTCGGCCCGACCCGGATGGACTACCCGACGACGATGGCCGCCGTGCGCGCCGTCGCGCGCTACGTCTCCCAGCTGCTCGCCCCCTGA
- a CDS encoding DUF3097 domain-containing protein: MTPPPPPATPYGDRYGADVLSGDWKTPRNGRSTEVAAEPGLVVEDVETGWVGAVVRVEKAGGIHVVHLEDRRGRTKGFSLGPGFLLDGKPVVLTPPVAAARERLAAARRTESRTASGSVAVSGQRARVASGSRIFVEGRHDAELVEKVWGDDLRVEGVVVEMLDGVDDLGAAIRDFGPGPGRRMGVLVDHLVPGSKETRLVQQALALPQAREHVHVVGHPYVDVWQSVRPERLGWTQWPVVPRTIEWKHGICEELGWPHATQADVARAWKRILGTVRTYADLEPALLGRVEELIDFVTAP; encoded by the coding sequence GTGACTCCCCCTCCTCCACCCGCGACCCCGTACGGCGACCGGTACGGCGCCGACGTGCTCTCCGGCGACTGGAAGACGCCGAGGAACGGGCGCTCCACCGAGGTCGCCGCCGAGCCCGGCCTCGTCGTCGAGGACGTCGAGACCGGCTGGGTCGGCGCCGTCGTCCGCGTGGAGAAGGCCGGCGGGATCCACGTCGTCCACCTCGAGGACCGCCGCGGGCGCACCAAGGGCTTCTCGCTCGGGCCGGGGTTCCTCCTCGACGGGAAGCCGGTCGTCCTCACCCCGCCGGTGGCCGCCGCGCGCGAGCGGCTCGCCGCGGCCCGCCGTACGGAGTCGCGCACGGCGAGCGGGTCGGTCGCCGTCAGCGGGCAGCGGGCGCGGGTCGCCTCGGGCAGCCGGATCTTCGTCGAGGGGAGGCACGACGCCGAGCTGGTCGAGAAGGTGTGGGGCGACGACCTGCGGGTCGAGGGCGTCGTCGTGGAGATGCTCGACGGCGTCGACGACCTGGGCGCGGCCATCCGCGACTTCGGCCCCGGGCCCGGGCGGCGGATGGGCGTCCTCGTCGACCACCTCGTGCCCGGCTCGAAGGAGACCCGGCTCGTGCAGCAGGCGCTCGCGCTGCCGCAGGCCCGCGAGCACGTGCACGTCGTCGGGCACCCGTACGTCGACGTGTGGCAGTCGGTGCGGCCGGAGCGGCTGGGCTGGACGCAGTGGCCGGTCGTCCCGCGGACGATCGAGTGGAAGCACGGGATCTGCGAAGAGCTCGGCTGGCCGCACGCGACGCAGGCCGACGTGGCGCGGGCGTGGAAGCGGATCCTCGGGACGGTGCGGACCTACGCCGACCTCGAGCCGGCGCTGCTCGGTCGCGTCGAGGAGCTCATCGACTTCGTCACCGCCCCCTGA